A region from the Nocardioides plantarum genome encodes:
- a CDS encoding SDR family NAD(P)-dependent oxidoreductase: MSVTQTVPDMFRLDGKVAVVTGASSGLGVAFAQGLAEAGADLALGARRADRLADTAALVEGAGRRALTVATDVADPDSCTNLVALAMEEFGRVDILVNNAGIGTAAPATRERPDEFRAVIDVNLNGCYWMAQACGRVMQPGSSIINISSVLGLTTAGLPQAAYAASKAGLIGLTRDLAQQWTGRKGIRVNAIAPGFFVSEMTDQYPEGYLDSQMPRIPAGRKGDPAELAATVVFLASAAGGYVTGQTLAVDGGMTIT; this comes from the coding sequence ATGTCCGTCACCCAGACCGTCCCCGACATGTTCCGACTCGACGGCAAGGTCGCCGTCGTCACCGGCGCCTCCAGCGGCCTCGGCGTCGCCTTCGCCCAGGGCCTGGCCGAGGCAGGTGCCGACCTCGCGCTCGGTGCGCGCCGCGCCGACCGCCTCGCCGACACCGCAGCCCTCGTCGAGGGTGCCGGCCGCCGCGCGCTCACGGTCGCGACCGACGTCGCCGACCCCGACTCGTGCACCAACCTCGTCGCCCTGGCGATGGAGGAGTTCGGCCGCGTCGACATCCTGGTCAACAACGCCGGCATCGGCACCGCCGCCCCCGCGACCCGCGAGCGGCCCGACGAGTTCCGCGCCGTCATCGACGTCAACCTCAACGGCTGCTACTGGATGGCGCAGGCCTGCGGGCGGGTGATGCAGCCCGGGTCGAGCATCATCAACATCTCCTCGGTCCTGGGCCTCACCACCGCCGGGCTCCCCCAGGCGGCGTACGCCGCGTCGAAGGCCGGGCTCATCGGCCTGACCCGTGACCTCGCCCAGCAGTGGACCGGACGCAAGGGCATCCGCGTCAACGCGATCGCGCCGGGGTTCTTCGTCTCCGAGATGACCGACCAGTACCCCGAGGGCTACCTCGACTCGCAGATGCCGCGCATCCCCGCCGGCCGCAAGGGCGACCCGGCCGAGCTGGCCGCGACCGTGGTGTTCCTGGCCTCGGCCGCGGGCGGCTACGTGACCGGGCAGACCCTGGCGGTCGACGGGGGCATGACGATCACCTGA